A part of Miscanthus floridulus cultivar M001 chromosome 6, ASM1932011v1, whole genome shotgun sequence genomic DNA contains:
- the LOC136457025 gene encoding protein CPR-5-like isoform X2, whose product MIVCSHLTVCHLFISRQFHMHFSRGVITHMSTPGKILYFTHIRLHVVNTKNPLGERIQPALLSKICTSAVKESLRNIYGNKLDSFMRNFEKSFSSTLTTLHLVNEMPVYGQGPVPQCSSKHEDSNAASKLSTGGPQNPTQEIKQDLSNSEESQLVLYAGGSQQLTLRTHSISSPEANQRITNAFERSLKEQTRSNELKEFEISLSMRKLQLKQSQLELNSYSHMLDKIKLSLGFQKASFQKEKFKTQMQDTRHAQIMRTLIDFLVSAVIIMSVCFGYGTYTYSYQRITDITAACSATSRGSKSWWVPNSVSNFNSGLLFIRCHVIAATRMFFGIVMILAIVWLAFQRSAVSGSSMPVTFNIILLGVICSFTGRFCTNTLGGDGNMWLICWEVLCSIHLLGNCYPSVLYRVLHGPISVSDSKESVWFPYWIRRWIFYAMLGFFIPALNGLLPFASLSDWINHFTKELKSIFNGEKIEA is encoded by the exons ATGATTGTCTGCTCACACCTCACTGTGTGTCATCTGTTCATCTCTCGACAATTTCACATGCATTTCTCCAGAGGCGTCATCACTCACATGAGCACACCAGGGAAAATCCTATATTTCACCCACATTCGCCTTCAT GTTGTGAATACGAAGAATCCTTTAGGCGAAAGAATACAGCCTGCACTCCTTTCCAAG ATCTGTACATCGGCAGTGAAGGAATCATTGAGAAAT ATATATGGTAACAAGTTAGACAGTTTTATGAGAAACTTCGAGAAATCGTTCAGCAGCACATTGACAACGCTTCATCTTGTTAATGAGATGCCTGTCTATGGACAAGGTCCAGTTCCTCAATGTTCTTCTAAGCACGAAGACTCTAATGCTGCAAGCAAGTTGAGCACTGGTGGTCCACAAAATCCAACGCAGGAAATCAAGCAGGACCTTTCAAATTCAGAGGAAAGTCAGCTTGTTCTGTATGCTGGTGGCAGTCAGCAGCTGACTCTTCGTACTCATAGCATATCTTCTCCTGAAGCTAATCAGCGCATCACTAATGCATTTGAGAGATCTTTGAAAGAACAAACTCGGTCAAATGAGCTCAAGGAATTTGAGATAAGCCTCAGCATGAGAAAGTTGCAGCTTAAACAGTCTCAACTAGAACTTAACTCCTACTCGCACATGTTAGACAAGATTAAGTTATCCTTGGGATTTCAGAAAGCTTCCTTCCAAAAGGAGAAATTCAAGACTCAGATGCAGGACACGAGGCATGCACAAATAATGAGGACGCTCATAGATTTCCTTGTTAGTGCAGTGATTATTATGTCAGTATGCTTTGGGTACGGAACTTATACTTATTCATACCAAAGGATAACTGATATTACAGCAGCATGTTCAGCCACCTCAAGG GGATCTAAATCATGGTGGGTGCCAAATTCAGTGTCAAACTTCAATTCTGGGTTGCTCTTCATAAGATGTCATGTAATAGCTGCAACACGGATGTTCTTTGGCATAGTAATGATTCTGGCAATTGTTTGGTTAGCATTCCAGCGTTCTGCGGTGTCTGGATCAAGTATGCCAGTAACTTTCAACATCATTCTGTTGGGAGTTATTTGTAGCTTCACTGGAAGGTTCTGTACCAACACACTTGGTGGCGATGGGAACATGTGGCTTATATGCTGGGAGGTTCTTTGTTCCATCCATTTACTTGGAAATTGTTATCCATCGGTCTTGTACCGTGTTCTTCATGGTCCTATATCTGTATCTGATAGCAAGGAGTCTGTCTGGTTCCCGTATTGGATTCGCCGCTGGATATTTTATGCTATGCTGGGGTTTTTTATCCCAGCCTTGAATGGCTTACTGCCATTTGCTTCTCTTTCTGACTGGATTAACCATTTCACTAAGGAGCTCAAATCCATCTTTAATGGTGAGAAAATTGAAGCCTGA
- the LOC136459704 gene encoding protein root UVB sensitive 1, chloroplastic-like: MSMPQSFLLLPSFLPPASLVRVASPPPSLTALRFHRVDAKLSPPLLAASHSRPGGFRGYGDSGGSHGGSGGDGGRGMDSPDPGDGWWRRWLQALHPEFLLLFLLLQSGAASTLAEALGNSGDDAGGVWEVRGGTRSRLVPDPAWTSYLIAGDDGSKREVEDEKVGGGPEGLAALRRQLRRSWRRCADVAVQLLLPDGYPHSVSSDYLNYSLWRGVQGVASQISGVLSTQALLYAVGLGKGAIPTAAAVNWVLKDGLGYLSKIMLSKFGRHFDVNPKGWRLFADFLENMAYGLEILTPVFPHLFVPIGAAAGAGRSAASLIQAATRSCFYAGFAVQRNFAEVIAKGEAQGMVSKFVGIWLGIALANHIGSSVPLALISFAGITAVHMYCNLKSYQSIQLRTLNPYRASLVFSEYLLSGQVPSVKEVNDEEPLFFNLSLGASRQQNKILSAEAKDAADRICRRLQMGSKISEIIESKEDACALFDLYKNEQYLLMDYKGKFCIVLKEGSSPEDMLKSLFHVSYLYWLERYMGFKPSNVASECRPGGRLDVSLDYAQREFSHVKHDGSDGGWVMDGLIARPLPVRIRIGDGTP; encoded by the exons ATGTCCATGCCGCaatccttcctcctcctcccctccttttTACCCCCAGCTTCCCTCGTTCGCGtcgcctcgccgccgccatccCTCACCGCCCTCAGATTCCACCGCGTCGACGCCAAGCTTTCCCCGCCACTCCTCGCGGCATCCCACAGTCGTCCCGGCGGCTTCCGCGGTTATGGTGACTCCGGCGGCAGCCATGGAGGAAGTGGAGGCGATGGCGGGAGAGGAATGGATTCTCCTGACCCCGGCGacgggtggtggcggcggtggctccagGCCCTCCACCCGGAGTTCCTCCTCCTGTTCCTGCTCCTCCAGTCCGGCGCCGCGTCCACACTCGCTGAGGCCCTCGGCAACTCCGGAGATGACGCGGGGGGCGTGTGGGAGGTGAGGGGCGGCACGCGCTCTCGCCTCGTGCCGGACCCAGCCTGGACCTCCTATCTCATCGCTGGGGACGACGGATCGAAGCGGGAGGTCGAGGATGAAAAGGTGGGAGGCGGCCCTGAGGGCCTGGCCGCCCTGCGGAGGCAGCTGAGGCGGTCGTGGCGGCGGTGCGCCGATGTTGCTGTCCAGCTGCTGCTCCCCGACGGATACCCTCATAGCGTCAGCAGCGACTACCTCAACTACTCGCTCTGGCGCGGCGTGCAGGGCGTGGCGAGCCAGATCAGCGGGGTACTTTCCACGCAG GCTCTGCTCTATGCGGTTGGGTTAGGGAAAGGAGCGATACCCACTGCTGCTGCGGTGAATTGGGTGCTGAAAGATGGCCTCGGGTACCTTAGCAAGATCATGTTGTCCAAATTCGGACGCCATTTTGATGTTAACCCCAAAGGGTGGCGGCTATTTGCTGATTTTCTGGAGAATATGGCTTATGGTCTGGAGATTCTGACTCCAGTGTTCCCTCACCTGTTTGTTCCAATTGGGGCGGCTGCTGGTGCTGGTCGCTCAGCAGCTTCTTTGATACAG GCTGCCACCAGAAGTTGCTTTTATGCTGGATTTGCAGTACAAAGAAACTTTGCTGAG GTTATTGCAAAGGGTGAAGCGCAAGGAATGGTTAGCAAATTTGTTGGCATATGGCTTGGCATTGCATTGGCTAATCACATTGGCTCATCTGTACCATTAGCTCTTATTTCGTTTGCTGGAATTACTGCAGTTCACATGTATTGCAACCTCAAGTCGTATCAATCAATCCAGCTCAGAACACTGAATCCTTACCGTGCAA GCTTGGTGTTTAGTGAATATCTGTTAAGTGGACAAGTTCCATCAGTCAAAGAAGTTAATGATGAGGAACCTCTTTTCTTCAATCTGTCACTTGGTGCTTCACGTCAA CAAAACAAGATATTGTCAGCGGAAGCTAAAGATGCTGCAGATAGAATATGCCGGCGGTTACAAATGGGTTCTAAGATTAGTGAAATAATTGAGAGTAAAGAAGATGCTTGTGCATTGTTTGATCTTTACAAAAATGAGCAATATTTGCTTATGGATTACAAGGGAAAATTTTGT ATTGTACTTAAAGAGGGATCTTCTCCAGAAGACATGCTCAAATCTTTGTTCCATGTTAGCTATCTGTATTGGCTAGAAAGGTATATGGGTTTCAAACCAAGTAATGTTGCCTCAGAGTGTAGACCTGGTGGAAGGCTTGATGTATCCCTGGATTATGCTCAGAGGGAATTCAGCCATGTCAAACATGATGGTTCTGATGGTGGCTGGGTTATGGATGGTCTGATTGCGAGGCCCTTGCCCGTTAGAATACGAATAGGAGATGGTACTCCTTAG